The following coding sequences are from one Mustela lutreola isolate mMusLut2 chromosome 5, mMusLut2.pri, whole genome shotgun sequence window:
- the SLU7 gene encoding pre-mRNA-splicing factor SLU7: protein MCRSPGNYRSGCGEKTESPEVNIDGLTSFLSGDFGVACGPTGGVQITMSAAAVDAVNAAPLSGSKEMSLEEPKKMTREDWRKKKELEEQRKLGNAPAEVDEEGKDINPHIPQYISSVPWYIDPSKRPTLKHQRPQPEKQKQYSSSGEWYKRGVKENSITTKYRKGACENCGAMTHKKKDCFERPRRVGAKFTGTNIAPDEHVQPQLMFDYDGKRDRWNGYNPEEHMKIVEEYAKVDLAKRTLKAQKLQEELASGKLVEQANSPKHQWGEEEPNSQTEKDHNSEDEDEDKYADDIDMPGQNFDSKRRITVRNLRIREDIAKYLRNLDPNSAYYDPKTRAMRENPYANAGKNPDEVSYAGDNFVRYTGDTISMAQTQLFAWEAYDKGSEVHLQADPTKLELLYKSFKVKKEDFKEQQKESILEKYGGQEHLDAPPAELLLAQTEDYVEYSRHGTVIKGQERAVACSKYEEDVKIHNHTHIWGSYWKEGRWGYKCCHSFFKYSYCTGEAGKEIANSEECIINDITGEESVKKPQTLMEMHQEKLKEDKKKKKKKKKKHRKSSSDSDDEEKRHEKLKKALNAEEARLLHVKEIMQIDERKRPYNSIYETREPTEEEMEAYRMKRQRPDDPMASFLGQ from the exons AGGGGTCCAGATAACCATGTCAGCTGCAGCTGTAGATGCAGTTAATGCGGCCCCCCTGTCGGGGTCCAAAGAAATGAGTCTAGAGGAACCAAAGAAGATGACCAGAGAggactggagaaagaagaaggagctAGAAGAACAACGAAAACTGGGTAATGCTCCAGCAGAAGTTGATGAAGAAGGAAA agaCATCAACCCTCATATACCTCAGTATATTTCTTCAGTGCCATGGTATATCGATCCGTCAAAAAGACCTACTTTAAAGCACCAGAGACCAcaaccagagaaacagaagcaataCAGCTCATCTGGAGAATGGTACAAGAGAGGTGTAAAAGAG AATTCCATAACTACTAAGTACCGCAAGGGGGCATGTGAAAATTGCGGGGCCATgacacacaaaaagaaagactGCTTTGAG AGACCTAGGCGAGTTGGAGCAAAATTTACAGGTACTAATATAGCTCCAGATGAACATGTCCAGCCTCAGCTGATGTTTGACTATGATGGGAAGAGGGACCGGTGGAATGGCTACAATCCAGAGGAACACATGAAAATTGTAGAAGAATATGCCAAAGTTGATCTG gCAAAACGAACCCTGAAAGCCCAGAAACTCCAAGAGGAATTAGCCTCAGGAAAATTAGTGGAACAGGCT AATTCTCCAAAACAccagtggggagaagaggaacCAAATTCTCAGACG gAAAAAGATCATAATAGTGAAGATGAGGATGAAGATAAATATGCAGATGATATTGACATGCCTGGACAGAACTTTGACTCTAAGAGGCGAATTACTGTCCGGAATCTCAGGATTCGAGAAGATATTGCAAAA TATTTGCGGAATTTAGATCCAAATTCTGCTTACTATGATCCCAAAACTAGAGCGATGAGAGAGAATCCCTATGCCAACGCAGGGAAGAATCCAGATGA AGTGAGCTATGCAGGGGATAACTTTGTAAGATACACAGGAGACACCATTTCAATGGCTCAGACACAGT TGTTTGCTTGGGAAGCCTATGACAAGGGATCTGAAGTGCATCTGCAGGCTGATCCTACAAAACTAGAGCTGCTGTACAAGTCCTTCAAAGTCAAAAAAGAAGACTTCAAAGAACAGCAGAAAGAAAGCATCTTGGAAAAG TATGGTGGCCAAGAACACTTGGATGCCCCTCCAGCTGAATTGCTTTTAGCTCAGACTGAAGACTATGTGGAGTATTCAAGACATGGGACAGTCATCAAAGGACAGGAGCGGGCTGTCGCCTGCTCTAAGTATGAGGAGGATGTGAAGATCCACAATCACACA CATATCTGGGGATCTTACTGGAAAGAAGGCCGATGGGGATACAAATGCTGTCACTCTTTTTTCAAGTATTCCTATTGCACTGGAGAAGCTGGCAAGGAGATTGCT AATTCAGAGGAATGTATTATAAATGATATAACTGGAGAAGAATCTGTGAAAAAACCTCAAACCCTCATGGAG ATGCatcaggaaaaattaaaagaagataaaaagaagaaaaagaagaagaaaaagaagcatcgAAAGAGCAGTTCAGATAGTGATGATGAAGAAAAGAGacatgaaaaattgaaaaag GCACTGAATGCAGAGGAGGCCCGCCTTCTTCATGTCAAGGAGATCATGCAAATTGATGAGAGGAAGCGGCCTTACAACAGCATATATGAAACTCGGGAACCCACTGAAGAGGAAATGGAAGCCTATAGAATGAAACGTCAGAGGCCAGATGACCCCATGGCTTCCTTCCTTGGACAGTAG